A single region of the Podospora pseudopauciseta strain CBS 411.78 chromosome 1, whole genome shotgun sequence genome encodes:
- a CDS encoding hypothetical protein (EggNog:ENOG503NV2G; COG:C) — MAPMPKTMFGVVIPRPGGPDVLEYKTGLPVPSLGEGQILVRNEYVGVNYIDTYFRTGLYKPPSPSSNSNHPSTNGSNDTPSPYPLITGKEAAGTITASSHPSYPVGSRVVYLADNTYAQYTLLTFPLTQATILPASLTPETACAAYLQGLTALTFIREAAGITQQLGISEGPWTLVHAAAGGTGSMLVQILAVMGAKIIATAGGKQKCELAKKLGAGWVVDSSLPQEEVIRQVKEITNNKGVDVIFDGVGKATFGTVDLDVVARKGTIIVFGNASGAVEPVDLFRLMPKNIKIMRPSMPGYITTPEEKETFTSELFDLLVTGKIHANIHQIYPLKNVAQAHIDLESRKTTGKLLLKVE; from the exons ATGGCACCCATGCCCAAAACCATGTTCGGCGTTGTTATCCCCCGTCCAGGTGGCCCCGATGTCCTGGAATACAAGACCGGCTTACCCGTCCCTTCCCTCGGTGAAGGCCAAATCCTCGTCCGCAACGAGTATGTTGGCGTCAACTACATCGACAC ATACTTCCGCACTGGTCTCTAcaaacctccctccccctcctccaacagcaaccacccctccaccaacggCTCAAACGacaccccctctccctaCCCCCTGATCACAGGCAAAGAAGCCGccggcaccatcaccgcctcctcccacccctcctacCCCGTCGGCTCCCGCGTGGTCTACCTAGCAGACAACACATACGCCCAATACACCCTCCTAaccttccccctcacccaAGCCACTATCCTCCCGGCCTCGCTCACCCCCGAAACCGCCTGCGCAGCCTACCTCCAAGGTCTCACCGCCCTAACTTTCATCCGCGAAGCAGCAGGAATCACCCAGCAACTCGGAATCTCTGAAGGACCATGGACCCTCGTCcacgcagcagcaggcgggACAGGCTCCATGCTCGTCCAGATCCTCGCCGTCATGGGCGCCAAGATCATCGCCACCGCCGGCGGCAAGCAGAAGTGCGAATTGGCCAAGAAGTTGGGAGCAGGATGGGTGGTTGACTCTAGCCTCCCGCAGGAAGAAGTCATCCGGCAGGTCAAGGaaatcaccaacaacaagggcGTAGACGTGATTTTTGACGGGGTGGGCAAGGCGACGTTTGGAACGGTAGACCTAGATGTCgtggcgaggaaggggacGATCATTGTGTTTGGGAATGCG TCTGGCGCTGTTGAACCGGTCGACCTCTTCCGCCTCATGCCCAAAAACATCAAGATTATGAGACCTTCCATGCCCGGatacatcaccaccccagaggaaaaggagaccTTTACAAGCGAGCTTTTTGACTTGCTCGTAACGGGCAAGATCCACGCCAATATCCACCAAATTTATCCCCTCAAGAATGTTGCCCAGGCGCACATCGATCTGGAGAGCAGGAAGACCACGGGCAAGCTTCTCCTCAAAGTCGAATAG
- a CDS encoding hypothetical protein (EggNog:ENOG503P8AP; COG:S): MTDALSSPTTSLHIALNLGQNPISRGIGSSKSLQHSANSPSLFTMPPRQHPGRGGNVPSPSPQQHGRAGTPSSVRSSRKPIDTTAVRIDMPVKYSTSYGSAMATFPDRVRIMGGGNVRKAVHGVIDTVIKDNEAANARLLAKEKELASRTNTSSAHTQQPVQPLPPVQQPQTVRRTQVPGRTTLSQQISRSQSEESDQQGGDRENDGPSQQTLVDSQQGATTSMNRGMISDNRSRSGSARSRSKSPPTQNRKRSHDSVSPELPDVTSPELDRLTARVDALRQSNQAEAEARAEALKAQHVELEKQHRKEKREKKQAELLKRAIAIDKARLAALAGNNSAAGSQVANPHQQQPPTTSNLLPFPPNFSVHSPSFGAPIRIPGGEVLQPPGYSNAPGTTDGASRSWQEETNVAVVDSAAHVRVGSPAVGHVAAKPQPGSLEDALGTMGQANRTISVRGGMAGANPGGFTMANVSQRPGWRARAGVDRAPSISNPAVPAARVGTAGRPAVGGGGGPRRDPDSSDSSSSDEDDRAGNADHGGRYTGPRNNTHGNRAGRWPTGGGGVNRSTVAAATAWVGDVLGKGGDILSRIWWPTVKWFLAASFVVAICSFLLGAGGPILGMMPSSPYTKGGSLPDMAVFTEQQYNDFKAFWEKRATATELALRSVQSTLPKVVRVTKDRDGNIIVAKEFWEAILDRMKHEPSILRLEKGKISDAHWDAVRSRIKSTGLDHSFEDWFEKNKHRITSLLSGHPITKPVTSEADTYQDTVTSRQYVENLQQQIAISRKSFERDLEALRKELHGLIEEQKHKTGGLSKKEIQKLVKEIVGKELGSSPIRPGKRSPSAAIMDMLNRHVNWFSFGNGAQIDSSLTSPTYRIARPAMGTVAWLRAISKKPQFLHDSFHATSLWTDSGHCWCAGIYAGKNKQKLPADIGISIAGLVIPKYVVVENINPGATTDPDSMPKDIEIWAKFENQAKNSQMQKWMNTQFPTAAANPRNAGHLREEFVQIGKFEYEYRHVDNGVFIHKLSDDLVTLDAVVDTVLIRAVTNNGSPDHTCFYRLRLYGQEVDEHTGKHIGSSSW, from the exons ATGACTGACGCCCTCAGCAGTCCAACAACATCGTTGCACATAGCATTGAATCTCGGTCAAAATCCAATATCGCGAGGAATAGGCTCTTCTAAATCGCTTCAGCATAGCGCCAATTCACCCTCGCTTTTCACCATGCCGCCTAGACAACACCCAGGTCGTGGCGGCAATGTCCCTTCGCCCTCACCTCAGCAGCACGGACGAGCTGGCACGCCCTCCTCTGTACGGTCTTCCAGAAAACCCATTGATACGACGGCTGTCAGGATCGATATGCCAGTCAAGTACAGCACCTCATATGGCTCTGCAATGGCTACGTTTCCGGACAGAGTCAGGAtcatgggaggaggaaacgTACGCAAGGCAGTGCACGGAGTTATTGATACGGTCATCAAAGATAACGAGGCTGCCAATGCCCGCCTGTTagcaaaggagaaggaacTGGCATCTCGCACTAACACCTCATcggcacacacacaacaacct GTGCAACCTCTCCCGCCTGTGCAACAGCCTCAGACTGTACGCAGGACACAGGTTCCGGGGAGAACGACGCTATCTCAACAGATTTCTCGCTCGCAATCGGAAGAGTCGGACCAACAGGGAGGGGACCGGGAAAATGACGGGCCCTCTCAGCAAACCCTTGTCGACTCACAGCAGGGCGCCACCACTTCGATGAACAGGGGCATGATATCTGACAACAGGTCGAGATCAGGCTCTgcaaggtcgaggtcgaAATCACCACCCACTCAGAACCGGAAGAGATCTCACGATTCCGTTTCCCCCGAACTCCCCGATGTCACCAGCCCTGAATTGGATAGGTTGACCGCGCGAGTGGATGCCCTACGACAATCCAAtcaagccgaagccgaagcgcGTGCGGAAGCTCTCAAAGCTCAACATGTGGAACTCGAAAAGCAACACCGCAAAGAAAAACGCGAAAAGAAACAGGCGGAGCTGCTAAAGAGAGCGATTGCTATTGACAAGGCTCGCCTAGCTGCACTGGCTGGAAACAACTCGGCGGCCGGTTCTCAAGTCGCGAatccacatcaacaacagcccccTACAACTTCGAATCtgcttccttttcctccaaACTTCTCAGTACATTCACCTTCATTCGGTGCCCCAATTCGAATACCAGGTGGTGAGGTGCTTCAGCCACCTGGGTACTCGAACGCTCCAGGAACCACGGATGGTGCTTCTCGCAGCTGGCAGGAGGAAACCAATGTTGCTGTCGTCGACAGCGCAGCTCATGTCAGGGTTGGGTCACCAGCCGTCGGTCATGTAGCAGCCAAACCGCAACCAGGCTCATTGGAAGATGCGCTGGGAACAATGGGGCAAGCCAACAGAACAATAAGTGTTAGGGGGGGTATGGCCGGTGCTAATCCTGGTGGTTTTACCATGGCGAACGTTAGTCAGCGTCCTGGTTGGCGTGCACGAGCGGGGGTGGATAGGGCGCCCTCAATCTCGAATCCTGCTGTACCTGCGGCCCGTGTCGGTACTGCTGGGAGGCCAGCagttggcggtggaggcgggccTAGGAGAGACCCAGATTCCTCCGATTCATCATCCAGCGACGAAGACGATAGAGCCGGAAACGCCGATCATGGAGGTCGATATACCGGTCCTCGAAACAATACTCACGGCAATCGGGCAGGCCGTTGGCCCacaggaggtggaggagtcaATCGAAGTACTGTCGCGGCAGCCACTGCGTGGGTGGGCGATGTGCTGGGCAAGGGAGGCGATATCTTGAGCAGGATTTGGTGGCCAACTGTGAAATGGTTTCTTGCGGCCTCCTTCGTTGTCGCCATTTGCTCTTTCTTGCTTGGTGCTGGAGGTCCGATACTTGGGATGATGCCGTCGTCTCCATACACGAAGGGTGGTTCGTTGCCGGACATGGCTGTGTTCACGGAGCAGCAGTACAACGATTTCAAAGCGTTTTGGGAAAAAAGAGCCACCGCTACCGAGTTGGCACTCAGGAGTGTCCAATCCACACTTCCGAAGGTGGTTCGCGTAACCAAAGACAGGGATGGCAACATCATTGTTGCCAAAGAGTTCTGGGAAGCCATCCTGGATCGCATGAAACACGAGCCCTCCATTCTCAGGCTTGAAAAGGGAAAAATCAGCGACGCTCACTGGGATGCTGTTCGGTCTCGAATCAAAAGTACGGGGCTGGATCACTCTTTCGAGGACTGGTTCGAGAAAAACAAGCACAGAATCACGAGCCTCCTCTCCGGGCACCCAATCACCAAGCCAGTCACCTCTGAGGCCGATACATATCAGGACACGGTCACGAGTCGCCAGTACGTTGAAAATCTCCAACAGCAAATAGCGATATCTCGGAAAAGCTTTGAAAGGGATTTGGAGGCTCTACGCAAGGAGCTTCACGGACTCATCGAAGAGCAAAAACATAAGACGGGTGGTCTGAGTAAGAAAGAAATTCAAAAGCTGGTCAAGGAGATCGTTGGCAAGGAACTGGGCTCTTCCCCCATCAGGCCTGGCAAGCGAAGCCCAAGCGCCGCTATCATGGACATGTTGAACCGCCATGTCAATTGGTTTTCCTTTGGAAATGGTGCACAAATCGACAGCAGTCTTACTTCTCCGACCTACAGAATCGCGAGGCCAGCGATGGGCACTGTGGCGTGGCTCAGGGCCATATCCAAGAAACCACAGTTTCTCCATGACAGCTTCCATGCTACCTCTCTCTGGACAGACAGCGGTCACTGCTGGTGTGCTGGTATCTATGCTGGCAAGAACAAGCAGAAGCTCCCGGCTGACATCGGCATCAGTATTGCCGGCCTGGTTATTCCCAAGTATGTTGTGGTCGAGAACATCAATCCGGGGGCCACAACCGACCCTGACTCCATGCCCAAGGACATTGAAATCTGGGCCAAATTTGAGAACCAGGCCAAGAATTCGCAGATGCAGAAGTGGATGAACACACAATTCCCTACTGCGGCTGCCAATCCTCGCAACGCCGGCCACCTTCGGGAGGAATTTGTCCAGATTGGCAAATTCGAATACGAGTATCGTCATGTGGATAACGGCGTCTTTATCCACAAGCTTTCTGACGACCTAGTTACACTTGATGCTGTCGTCGATACGGTGCTCATTAGGGCTGTCACGAACAATGGTAGCCCGGATCATACTTGCTTCTACAGACTTCGGCTCTACGGGCAAGAGGTTGACGAGCACACTGGAAAGCACATCGGATCGAGCTCGTGGTGA
- the DBP4 gene encoding ATP-dependent RNA helicase dbp4 (COG:A; EggNog:ENOG503NU3N; BUSCO:EOG09260YMF), whose product MAPTTGGAKTVVAHRNKKNSKSADATPKKPETKTLKRKRGQDELEKLKAAIQELDPKSPNLTKFTDLPLCAATASGLRASHFEVLTDIQKAAIPLALKGHDILGAAKTGSGKTLAFLVPVLEKLVQAQWTEYDGLGALIISPTRELAVQIFEVLRKIGRNHVFSAGLVIGGKSLKEEADRLGRMNILVCTPGRMLQHLDQTAGFDVNNLQMLVLDEADRIMDMGFQSAVDALVEHLPKTRQTMLFSATQSKRVSDLARLSLKDPEYVSAHEEAPTATPTNLQQSYIVTPLPEKLDTLWGFIRTNLKSKMIVFFSSGKQVRFVYESFKRMQPGISLLHLHGRQKQVGRMEITRKFTSSKYACLFATDVVARGVDFPAVDWVVQVDCPEDADTYIHRVGRTARYESKGRAVLFLDPSEEKGFLSRLEQKKIPITKVNVREGKKTSIKGELQSQCFQSADLKYLGQKAFITYVRSIYVQKDKDVFKFNKMDLDGYAASLGLPGTPQVKFQKGAEEMRRANKQASRMAFDVGSDDDSSDYDAEGKPKKKEVKTKYQKMAERQNQDVLSSHYRKLVDEGAEDDDEDDGFLSVKRVLGDKELDETAEGINGKEIAGAKVVKIGDQEIVIDSKRAEKKLMSKAKVAKMMGKGQKLIFDEEGNAQPLYVLQGLEDFQKEGDAKELRQKFVEAEGERVKEADVEDKELARKRRKEKRDRAKARERGEEVERERGPITQLDSGDEMDEDPLALLRSLPIAGGGGEQSEEDEPPKKKTKKWFQNDSDVEDQPERKKKASSGKKVIEMGYEPDNLQDLEALAAGLLED is encoded by the exons ATGGCGCCTACTACTGGCGGCGCAAAGACTGTTGTCGCTCATCGAAACAAAAAGAACTCCAAATCGGCGGATGCGACACCGAAAAAGCCAGAGACGAAGACActgaagagaaaaagaggacaggatgagctcgagaagctgaAGGCTGCCATTCAGGAGCTT GACCCAAAATCGCCAAACCTCACTAAATTCACCGACCTCCCTCTATGCGCCGCGACCGCGTCCGGCCTCCGTGCCTCCCACTTCGAGGTTCTGACAGACATCCAAAAAGCCGCCATTCCCCTCGCTCTCAAGGGCCATGATATCCTCGGCGCCGCCAAAACCGGCAGCGGCAAGACCCTCGCTTTCCTTGTCCCCGtcctcgagaagctcgtcCAAGCGCAGTGGACTGAATACGACGGCCTCGGCgctctcatcatctcccccacACGCGAGCTCGCCGTCCAGATCTTCGAAGTACTTCGCAAAATCGGTCGTAACCACGTCTTCTCGGCAGGCTTGGTCATCGGAGGCAAGTCGCTCAAGGAAGAAGCCGACAGACTCGGCAGGATGAACATCTTGGTGTGCACCCCCGGCCGTATGCTTCAACACCTCGATCAGACCGCTGGTTTCGacgtcaacaacctccaaatGCTGGTTCTCGACGAAGCAGACAGAATCATGGACATGGGGTTCCAGTCTGCAGTCGACGCGCTGGTTGAGCATCTCCCCAAAACAAGACAAACGATGTTGTTCTCGGCCACCCAGTCGAAACGTGTTTCCGACCTTGCGAGATTGAGTCTCAAGGACCCGGAGTATGTCTCGGCACACGAGGAAGCACCGACAGCCACCCCGACCAATTTGCAGCAGAGCTATATTGTCACACCCCTTCCCGAGAAGTTGGACACGCTCTGGGGCTTTATCCGAACGAATCTGAAGAGCAAAATGATTGTCTTTTTCTCGTCAGGGAAACAAGTACGGTTTGTGTATGAGAGCTTCAAGCGCATGCAGCCTGGTATCTCGCTGCTGCATTTGCACGGCCGGCAAAAGCAGGTTGGGAGAATGGAGATTACCCGAAAATTCACCTCTTCCAAGTACGCTTGTTTGTTCGCCACGGATGTTGTCGCGAGAGGAGTTGATTTTCCCGCTGTGGACTGGGTCGTGCAGGTAGACTGTCCTGAGGATGCGGACACGTACATTCACAGGGTGGGTAGAACAGCCAGATACGAGAGCAAGGGTCGGGCGGTGCTGTTCTTGGATCCGAGTGAAGAGAAGGGGTTTCTGTCCAGGCTCGAACAAAAAAAGATTCCGATCACAAAGGTCAATGTTCGGGAGGGAAAGAAGACGAGCATCAAGGGAGAGCTGCAATCTCAGTGCTTCCAGTCGGCGGACTTGAAGTACCTCGGACAAAAGGCGTTTATCACATATGTGAGGTCGATTTACGTGCAAAAAGATAAGGACGTGTTCAAATTCAACAAGATGGATCTGGATGGGTATGCGGCCAGTCTGGGATTGCCGGGTACGCCACAGGTGAAATTCCaaaagggggcggaggagatgagaCGGGCGAATAAGCAGGCCAGCAGGATGGCGTTTGATGTTGGGTCGGACGACGACAGCAGCGACTATGACGCCGAGGGcaagccgaagaagaaggaggtcaagaccAAGTACCAGAAGATGGCGGAGAGGCAGAACCAGGATGTGTTGTCTAGTCATTACCGGAAGCTGGTTGACGAGGGTgcggaggacgacgacgaggacgatgggTTCTTGTCGGTGAAGAGAGTGTTGGGCGATAAGGAGCTGGATGAAACTGCTGAAGGAATCAACGGGAAGGAGATTGCGGGCGCAAAGGTGGTCAAGATTGGTGACCAGGAGATCGTTATCGACTCGAAGcgggcggagaagaagctcatGTCCAAGGCCAAGGTGGCCAAGATGATGGGCAAGGGGCAGAAGCTCATTTtcgacgaggagggcaaTGCCCAGCCATTGTACGTCTTGCAGGGTCTGGAAGACTTCCAAAAGGAGGGAGATGCGAAGGAGCTCAGGCAAAAGTTCGTCGAGGCCGAAGGGGAGAGGGTCAAGGAGGCGGATGTGGAAGACAAGGAGTTGGCtaggaagaggagaaaggagaagagggatcGGGCCAAAGCtagagagagaggtgaggaggtggagagggagagaggtcCGATCACTCAGCTTGATAGcggggatgagatggatgagGACCCGTTGGCTTTGCTTAGGAGTCTTCCTATtgccggtggcggtggtgagcagtctgaggaggatgagccaccgaagaagaagacaaagaaGTGGTTCCAGAACGACTCTGACGTGGAAGACCAGCCCGAACGGAAAAAGAAGGCCTCCAGTGGTAAAAAGGTCATTGAAATGGGCTACGAGCCGGATAACTTGCAGGACTTGGAAGCCCTGGCTGCCGGTCTTTTGGAGGACTAG
- the GAL10 gene encoding UDP-glucose-4-epimerase (EggNog:ENOG503NVGX; COG:Q), whose amino-acid sequence MAVGTVLVTGGTGYIGSFTTLALLENDYNVVIVDNLYNSSKVAVDRIELICGKRPLFYEVDVTNETALDEVFAKHPEIDSVIHFAALKAVGESGEIPLDYYRTNVGGSISLLRSMEKHNVTNIVFSSSATVYGDATRIPNMIPIPEHCPIEATNTYGRTKVMIEQVITDQIHAQRQKNQKAGKPFEQWNGALLRYFNPCGAHPSGIMGEDPQGVPYNLLPLLGKVATGEREKLLVFGDDYASKDGTAIRDYIHVLDLASGHLAALNYLREHKPGVRAWNLGSGRGSTVFEMIKAFSKVVGRDLPYEVVGRRQGDVLDLTANPARANEELHWKTQLTLEDACADLWRWVENNPRGYRQDPPAELLDALKASKHKN is encoded by the exons ATGGCCGTGGGAACCGTTCTCGTCACTGG TGGCACCGGCTACATTGGGTCTTTCACCACCCTTGCGCTGCTCGAAAATGACTACAATGTCGTCATTGTCGACAACCTTTACAACTCGTCCAAGGTGGCGGTAGATCGCATTGAGCTGATCTGTGGGAAGCGGCCTTTGTTCTACGAGGTCGACGTGACCAACGAAACCGCCCTCGACGAAGTGTTTGCGAAGCACCCAGAAATCGACAGTGTCATTCACTTTGCAGCTCTCAAG GCTGTCGGCGAATCAGGCGAGATTCCTCTGGATTACTACCGAACCAATGTCGGCGGCAGCATCTCGTTGTTGCGCTCCATGGAGAAGCACAATGTTACCAACATCGTCTTCTCGTCGTCGGCTACCGTTTACGGCGATGCCACCCGCATCCCCAACATGATCCCGATCCCTGAGCATTGCCCAATCGAAGCCACCAATACTTATGGCCGGACCAAGGTTATGATTGAGCAGGTGATTACCGACCAAATTCATGCCCAGAGGCAGAAGAACCAGAAGGCAGGCAAGCCCTTTGAGCAGTGGAACGGGGCGCTCCTGCGTTACTTCAACCCCTGCGGCGCGCATCCCAGTGGTATTATGGGTGAGGATCCGCAGGGTGTTCCCTACAATTTGCTCCCTCTGCTGGGCAAGGTCGCtacgggggagagggagaagctGTTGGTGTTCGGTGATG ACTACGCTTCAAAAGATGGCACCGCGATTCGCGATTACATCCACGTCCTCGATCTCGCCTCTGGTCATTTGGCTGCCCTCAACTACCTCCGCGAACACAAGCCTGGGGTTCGCGCCTGGAACCTGGGATCTGGCCGCGGCAGCACAGTGTTCGAGATGATCAAAGCCTTCAGCAAGGTTGTCGGTCGGGACCTGCCGTACGAGGTCGTTGGGAGGAGACAGGGCGATGTGCTTGACCTGACAGCCAACCCTGCCCGTGCAAACGAAGAACTCCACTGGAAGACACAGTTGACGCTGGAAGATGCCTGCGCTGATCTCTGGCGCTGGGTGGAGAACAACCCTAGGGGGTACAGACAAGACCCGCCGGCCGAGCTGCTGGATGCGTTGAAGGCGAGCAAGCACAAGAACTAA